One genomic segment of Impatiens glandulifera chromosome 6, dImpGla2.1, whole genome shotgun sequence includes these proteins:
- the LOC124942209 gene encoding uncharacterized protein LOC124942209 — protein sequence MAGKLHNQGRKLLFSELFKDQEKLSSEKNQPPPPPLPFVASDQKLIKRTEPMIISSSEYGSPRSADLSHTSSSFLGSELSSTTTDSDDEDDTDFIAELTRQMTDYMLKDDEEILSEKPYQVEEKEFGDWVKSERKDIEREQILQNGSGMRAVFLGRSGSRTESLGTGVFLPRGTPTISQPRSKKTGCSTVLIPARVLQVLQHHFANSDVKPAIIQSNGLSSQYPFLAGATTTTRRNTQQEKQPQHRTGEQSEDVFLPKEWIY from the exons ATGGCAGGTAAGCTCCATAATCAGGGAAGAAAGCTCCTCTTTTCCGAGTTATTCAAAGACCAGGAAAAACTCTCGTCGGAGAAGAACCAACCACCGCCGCCGCCGCTGCCTTTCGTTGCCAGTGATCAGAAACTAATCAAAAGGACAGAACCTATGATCATATCAAGCAGCGAGTACGGGTCACCCAGATCCGCGGATCTCTCTCATACATCTAGTTCTTTTCTCGGATCTGAACTTAGCTCCACCACGActgatagtgacgatgaagACGATACTGATTTCATTGCGGAGTTAACAAGACAAATGACCGATTATATGCTTAAAGACGATGAAGAAATTCTGTCGGAAAAGCCTTATCAG GTGGAGGAGAAAGAATTTGGAGATTGGGTGAAATCTGAAAGGAAGGATATAGAGAGAGAGCAGATTCTGCAAAATGGGTCGGGTATGAGAGCCGTATTCCTAGGGAGATCCGGTTCAAGAACTGAATCTTTGGGGACTGGTGTCTTTTTGCCACGTGGAACCCCCACAATATCTCAACCTCGTAGTAAAAAAACAG GTTGTTCAACTGTTCTTATACCAGCAAGAGTGTTACAAGTATTACAGCACCACTTTGCAAATTCTGATGTCAAACCAGCTATAATTCAAAGCAATGGTTTATCGAGTCAATACCCTTTTCTAGCCG GTGCTACAACAACAACAAGGAGAAATACACAACAGGAGAAACAACCGCAACACCGAACCGGTGAACAATCCGAGGATGTGTTTCTCCCGAAAGAATGGATCTATTAA